The following coding sequences lie in one Metallumcola ferriviriculae genomic window:
- a CDS encoding energy-coupling factor ABC transporter permease, with protein MHLPEMSLPVQWAAGWFGLSLPAVLVGMKRLKKRAKEDKLVKPLVGLMAATVFIISLFPIPLPYGTSSHAIGTPLAAIIVGPWMATLLSVIALFLQAVFFAHGGLTTLGANVFSMGIVGSFVSYGLFKSLRKMQLPLVLAVGISAFVGDLAVYLVTSLQLALALHDTKPLWDVWVKFLLIFMPTQLPLALVEGIFTGGVFGYLKQIRPDILLRIGLNFKQAGDGNETL; from the coding sequence ATGCATTTGCCGGAGATGTCGCTGCCAGTTCAATGGGCTGCCGGTTGGTTTGGCTTGTCTTTACCGGCGGTTTTGGTAGGGATGAAGCGACTGAAAAAAAGAGCAAAGGAGGATAAATTGGTTAAACCTTTAGTGGGTTTAATGGCAGCAACCGTATTTATAATATCTCTTTTTCCCATTCCACTGCCTTATGGAACCAGCTCTCATGCTATCGGGACGCCTTTGGCTGCCATTATTGTAGGACCATGGATGGCAACATTATTAAGCGTTATTGCTCTTTTTCTGCAAGCGGTTTTCTTTGCCCATGGTGGGTTGACCACTCTTGGCGCTAATGTCTTTTCTATGGGTATAGTCGGTTCCTTTGTATCATATGGTTTGTTTAAATCATTACGAAAAATGCAACTGCCCCTAGTATTGGCAGTAGGAATTTCGGCGTTTGTTGGAGATTTGGCAGTATATTTGGTAACATCTTTGCAATTGGCTTTGGCATTACACGATACAAAACCTCTTTGGGATGTTTGGGTGAAGTTTTTATTAATCTTTATGCCCACCCAATTACCACTGGCTCTGGTGGAAGGCATCTTTACCGGTGGAGTATTTGGTTATTTAAAACAAATCAGGCCGGATATACTGTTAAGAATTGGTTTGAATTTCAAACAAGCGGGTGATGGTAATGAGACCCTATAA
- the cbiQ gene encoding cobalt ECF transporter T component CbiQ, with translation MKHKLYFNDTWAYRDSVVRYVDPRIKLVTATAGILFLFGAGIYGSLAILTTVFAGVILLGYPIRFFMARLGLPLVIAIFFMLTKAIMVGQTPLVSWSLGGIKASIFIEGVHEGLVLALRIISGVSLITIFSIVTSMAEFISAASWFHVPAVLLETLVLCYRYIFILLLEAARLHNAQQLRLGHDTWRHSFVNTIKLGALVLVRALDKAEISAQAMQLRGYEDSFPLDTFERRRK, from the coding sequence TTGAAACATAAGCTCTATTTTAATGATACCTGGGCATATCGGGATTCCGTGGTTCGTTATGTTGACCCGCGAATCAAATTAGTAACGGCTACGGCTGGGATATTATTTTTGTTTGGCGCAGGCATTTACGGCTCTCTGGCCATATTAACTACGGTATTTGCAGGGGTAATACTTCTTGGGTATCCAATACGTTTTTTTATGGCCCGGCTAGGTTTACCTTTGGTGATTGCTATTTTCTTTATGTTGACTAAAGCGATAATGGTGGGCCAAACTCCCTTGGTTAGTTGGTCTTTAGGTGGCATCAAAGCTTCTATTTTTATAGAAGGTGTGCATGAGGGATTAGTATTGGCCCTTCGCATTATTTCAGGGGTTTCGCTGATCACAATTTTCAGTATTGTCACATCAATGGCCGAATTTATTTCCGCTGCCAGCTGGTTTCATGTACCGGCAGTACTGCTGGAAACACTGGTTTTATGTTATCGTTACATATTTATTCTCTTACTGGAGGCGGCACGTCTACATAATGCTCAGCAGTTACGTCTGGGTCATGATACCTGGAGGCATTCTTTTGTTAACACTATAAAGCTGGGGGCATTGGTGCTGGTTAGAGCATTGGATAAAGCGGAAATTTCTGCCCAAGCTATGCAGTTAAGGGGTTATGAGGATAGTTTTCCCCTGGATACTTTTGAAAGGAGACGGAAATGA
- the cbiD gene encoding cobalt-precorrin-5B (C(1))-methyltransferase CbiD, protein MALIDINKLSYKYAGSISALESVNLTVWPGEFLAVLGRNGSGKTTLFKLLTGILDIQEGEIKMGDTPLDDISKRELHRRIGFVFQDPNDQLLAPTVAQDVAFGPANMGLPKDEIFRRVQQSLAVVGLEGFEHRPIHMLSFGQKKRVAVAGVLAMEPEILILDEPTAGLDPVAVSDLMKLVLRLNQERGLTVIFSTHDVELVPVYAHRVLILERGTMVLEGNPETVFNNREALRQAGLRLPRIGHLFEVIEKHHGWRFHDDIPLTIGQAWRTLLYTGTKPQKRRWRKGYTTGSCAAAAAKGATALLLTKENLDKISIYTPSGVMLNLGVHDCIVGNHTASCSVIKDAGDDPDITDGIKVFAQASLAEAPGITITTGEGVGTVTKPGLAVAVGEPAINPVPRRMIEEAVRSVITADQGINIKVWVPGGEQVAARTLNPQLGIKGGISLLGTTGIVEPMSEEAFKNSLVPQIKVALAQGEDTIVLTPGRIGQKHAHALGIPEQAVVQMSNFVGYMLDQSVVSGVRRIVLCGHLGKLAKVAAGIFHTHSKMADARLEAIIVEAALSGVRQEVLETLAQCVTAEAAIPVLKEHDLAPVLYKLAGRISARAQQRIHGKLEVGSILLSLKGEVVGFDANALAIGRSKQWYSQLP, encoded by the coding sequence TTGGCGCTAATAGATATTAATAAACTTTCCTATAAATATGCCGGCAGCATCAGCGCATTGGAATCAGTAAATCTAACTGTATGGCCGGGTGAATTTTTAGCGGTACTTGGCCGTAACGGGTCAGGTAAAACCACCCTTTTTAAGCTGCTTACAGGGATTTTAGATATTCAAGAAGGGGAAATAAAAATGGGCGATACGCCGTTGGATGATATATCAAAGCGGGAATTGCACAGGCGCATCGGTTTTGTTTTCCAAGACCCCAATGATCAGTTACTGGCTCCCACCGTGGCCCAGGACGTAGCTTTTGGTCCGGCAAATATGGGTTTGCCTAAGGATGAAATTTTTCGTCGGGTACAGCAAAGCCTGGCGGTGGTTGGGCTGGAAGGTTTTGAACATCGCCCCATTCATATGCTGAGCTTCGGCCAAAAGAAAAGAGTGGCAGTGGCTGGGGTGTTGGCTATGGAGCCGGAAATACTTATTTTGGATGAGCCCACAGCAGGGCTGGACCCGGTTGCTGTCAGCGATCTGATGAAATTAGTGCTTCGTCTTAACCAGGAACGAGGTTTGACGGTTATTTTCTCAACCCACGATGTGGAACTGGTGCCGGTATATGCTCATCGAGTACTTATTCTGGAGCGAGGCACTATGGTATTGGAGGGCAATCCCGAGACAGTTTTTAATAACAGAGAGGCGTTACGGCAGGCAGGGTTGAGGCTGCCGCGAATTGGCCATCTGTTTGAGGTAATAGAAAAACATCATGGTTGGCGTTTTCACGATGATATCCCTCTTACTATCGGGCAAGCCTGGCGTACCCTGCTTTATACAGGAACCAAGCCTCAAAAGCGCCGCTGGCGTAAAGGTTATACTACCGGTTCCTGTGCCGCCGCTGCGGCCAAAGGGGCGACTGCGCTGCTTCTAACCAAAGAAAATTTAGATAAAATTTCTATTTATACTCCTTCAGGTGTAATGCTAAACCTGGGTGTTCACGACTGCATTGTTGGTAACCATACCGCCAGTTGCAGCGTGATCAAAGATGCGGGCGATGACCCGGATATCACTGACGGTATTAAGGTTTTTGCCCAGGCAAGTTTGGCCGAGGCCCCCGGGATAACCATTACTACCGGGGAAGGGGTAGGTACAGTGACGAAACCCGGATTGGCAGTGGCTGTGGGGGAACCTGCCATAAACCCGGTGCCTCGCCGGATGATTGAAGAGGCTGTACGGTCAGTAATAACCGCTGATCAAGGTATAAACATAAAAGTCTGGGTGCCGGGAGGCGAACAGGTTGCTGCGAGAACTCTTAACCCCCAATTGGGCATCAAGGGCGGAATTTCCCTTCTGGGAACTACCGGAATTGTTGAGCCCATGTCTGAGGAAGCCTTTAAAAACTCACTGGTACCGCAAATTAAGGTGGCCTTAGCCCAAGGGGAGGATACTATAGTACTTACTCCGGGCCGAATAGGACAAAAGCACGCCCATGCATTGGGTATCCCTGAGCAGGCCGTGGTTCAAATGAGTAATTTTGTCGGGTATATGCTGGACCAAAGTGTGGTTTCGGGGGTTAGAAGAATAGTATTGTGCGGACATTTAGGGAAATTGGCAAAGGTGGCCGCAGGGATTTTCCATACCCACAGTAAAATGGCAGATGCCAGATTAGAGGCGATAATTGTTGAGGCGGCTCTATCAGGGGTGCGGCAGGAGGTTCTGGAGACTTTAGCCCAATGCGTTACCGCTGAGGCGGCTATTCCTGTATTAAAGGAGCATGATTTAGCCCCTGTTCTTTATAAGCTAGCGGGCAGGATATCTGCCAGGGCGCAGCAAAGAATTCACGGGAAGTTGGAAGTTGGAAGCATACTGCTTTCATTAAAAGGTGAAGTAGTGGGTTTTGATGCCAACGCGTTGGCCATAGGGAGGAGTAAACAATGGTATTCCCAATTACCGTAG
- the cbiE gene encoding precorrin-6y C5,15-methyltransferase (decarboxylating) subunit CbiE, producing the protein MVFPITVVGIGPGHKDYLLPAAVKAVQRSDYLMGGPRALALFSHLKKPQHVIDGDLQGTINKLKGLREDYKVAVLVSGDPGFYSMLNYVKRHFTEEEIKVIPGVSSMQLAFARIGRTWQDAVFYSVHGRPLTGLAEIIRPDRVVAVLTDKHHNPGVIARFLQGKVPGDPLVYVCDNLCTEMESISINYLSQVETEATNSVMVICYE; encoded by the coding sequence ATGGTATTCCCAATTACCGTAGTGGGCATCGGGCCGGGACATAAAGACTACCTGCTTCCGGCCGCGGTTAAAGCGGTGCAACGATCAGATTATCTTATGGGGGGGCCAAGGGCCCTGGCGCTGTTTTCCCACTTAAAGAAACCTCAGCATGTGATTGACGGAGACCTTCAGGGAACCATCAATAAACTAAAAGGGCTGAGAGAGGATTATAAAGTAGCAGTTTTAGTGAGCGGTGATCCTGGTTTTTACAGTATGCTGAACTATGTAAAGCGCCATTTTACAGAAGAAGAGATTAAGGTAATACCGGGAGTAAGTTCCATGCAGCTGGCTTTTGCCAGGATAGGCCGTACCTGGCAGGATGCGGTGTTCTATAGTGTTCATGGGCGCCCGTTAACAGGGCTGGCGGAAATTATCAGGCCAGACCGGGTGGTGGCCGTACTAACGGATAAGCATCATAACCCCGGGGTCATTGCTCGTTTTCTTCAAGGGAAAGTGCCGGGTGATCCTCTAGTATATGTATGCGACAATTTATGCACGGAAATGGAAAGCATTAGTATCAATTATCTTTCTCAGGTAGAAACGGAGGCAACAAATAGCGTGATGGTGATTTGTTATGAATGA
- the cbiT gene encoding precorrin-6Y C5,15-methyltransferase (decarboxylating) subunit CbiT: protein MNEKKAVPGIPDHEFMRGEVPMTKEEIRVISLAKLALERHHVLYDIGAGTGSVTVEAALLMPEGKVFAIEEKESAGELIQRNAAQYSLENVQLVPGKAPGCLEGLPAPDRVFIGGSGGQLQTIIETLAELLPEGGRIVINAVTLETTYQAVNLMEMNGFTVDAVSLSLSKMKKAGKVHMWQALNPVTIAWGVKGG from the coding sequence ATGAATGAAAAAAAAGCGGTACCCGGGATTCCTGACCATGAGTTTATGCGCGGTGAAGTGCCGATGACTAAAGAAGAAATTCGTGTAATATCCCTGGCTAAGCTGGCACTGGAACGTCATCATGTTCTTTATGATATCGGGGCGGGTACCGGGTCTGTCACTGTTGAAGCTGCTCTCCTTATGCCGGAGGGTAAAGTGTTTGCCATAGAAGAAAAAGAATCTGCGGGGGAACTCATTCAGCGAAACGCAGCGCAATACTCCTTGGAAAACGTCCAGTTGGTGCCGGGAAAGGCACCGGGCTGTCTTGAAGGATTACCTGCCCCCGATCGGGTTTTTATCGGCGGCAGCGGCGGTCAGTTGCAAACTATCATCGAAACTCTTGCAGAACTTCTGCCGGAAGGAGGCCGCATTGTGATCAATGCGGTTACGCTGGAAACCACGTATCAGGCTGTTAATCTCATGGAGATGAACGGCTTCACAGTTGATGCAGTCAGCCTATCTTTAAGCAAAATGAAAAAAGCCGGGAAGGTACATATGTGGCAGGCACTAAATCCGGTTACTATTGCTTGGGGTGTGAAAGGGGGTTAG
- the cobI gene encoding precorrin-2 C(20)-methyltransferase, with the protein MNKLYAIGVGPGDPELLTLKAHRILQEVAAIFVPKAKEKEESVALDITRRYIPDGIPVEFLYMPMISCRIKLNDYWEKAAENVLKRLMDGDVAFLTLGDSLTYSTASYLLEAIQRMQPQIKVEFVPGITSFAACAARAGLPLVEGDETLVIVPSVGAEVYLKDMLSKHENCVLMKVSRSFDTIVKVLDELNLKEQTLFISRCGTEKELITNDIDRLRGQQIDYLSLMIVKAGKKGGLS; encoded by the coding sequence TTGAACAAATTATACGCGATTGGCGTGGGTCCCGGTGACCCGGAACTATTAACTTTAAAGGCCCACCGGATATTACAGGAGGTGGCCGCCATATTTGTTCCTAAAGCTAAGGAAAAGGAAGAAAGTGTGGCACTGGACATTACACGACGATACATACCTGATGGAATACCGGTCGAATTTCTCTATATGCCCATGATCAGCTGTCGCATTAAGCTGAACGATTATTGGGAAAAAGCCGCGGAAAATGTTCTCAAGCGGCTAATGGACGGCGATGTGGCCTTTTTAACTCTGGGTGACTCACTTACTTACAGTACGGCTTCATATTTGCTGGAAGCGATCCAGCGTATGCAACCGCAAATTAAAGTAGAATTTGTACCCGGGATTACTTCTTTTGCAGCTTGTGCAGCTAGGGCGGGGTTGCCGTTGGTAGAAGGTGATGAAACATTGGTAATTGTACCATCGGTGGGCGCTGAGGTTTATTTGAAAGATATGCTAAGCAAACATGAAAATTGTGTTCTGATGAAAGTATCCCGCTCTTTTGATACCATCGTCAAGGTTCTAGATGAACTTAATCTTAAAGAACAGACATTGTTCATCAGCCGCTGCGGCACGGAAAAAGAGCTGATTACCAATGATATTGATAGGCTGCGGGGGCAACAAATAGACTATTTGTCTCTGATGATTGTCAAGGCTGGGAAAAAAGGGGGATTGTCATGA
- the cobM gene encoding precorrin-4 C(11)-methyltransferase: MKVIFIGAGPGDPDLITVKGAKALNEADVIIYAGSLVNKEVLAHGRKDAEVYDSAGMTLEEVLAVMKKAVSLGRTVARVHTGDPCLYGAIQEQMDALAQEGIAFDIIPGVSSFLAAAASIKREYTLPDISQTVILTRLEGRTPVPEQENLAGLAKHGATMCLFLSVQMIDKVVAELRQGYPEQTPVAVVQKASWPEEKIVHGTLSNIAEKVKAAAISRTALILVGDFLGNDYQRSLLYHPEFSHGYREAKQDESK, translated from the coding sequence ATGAAAGTAATTTTTATCGGTGCCGGACCCGGAGACCCCGATTTGATTACAGTTAAGGGTGCCAAAGCATTAAATGAGGCGGACGTTATTATTTATGCTGGCTCATTGGTGAATAAGGAAGTATTAGCTCATGGTAGAAAGGATGCGGAAGTTTACGACAGTGCGGGTATGACTTTGGAAGAAGTATTGGCAGTGATGAAAAAGGCCGTAAGCCTAGGGAGAACTGTAGCCCGAGTACATACCGGTGACCCGTGCCTATATGGTGCCATACAAGAACAGATGGATGCGCTGGCACAAGAGGGCATAGCTTTCGATATTATTCCCGGGGTTAGCTCGTTTCTGGCAGCGGCTGCAAGCATTAAGCGAGAATATACCTTGCCTGATATCAGTCAAACGGTAATTCTTACTCGCTTAGAGGGCAGAACGCCCGTTCCGGAGCAGGAAAACCTCGCCGGATTGGCCAAGCACGGAGCCACCATGTGCTTGTTTCTGTCGGTACAGATGATTGATAAAGTAGTAGCGGAACTGCGGCAGGGATATCCTGAGCAGACGCCGGTGGCAGTGGTTCAGAAAGCTTCCTGGCCGGAAGAAAAGATAGTTCACGGTACTTTGTCAAACATTGCAGAAAAAGTAAAAGCAGCAGCTATCAGCCGCACTGCATTAATTTTGGTAGGGGACTTTCTGGGTAACGATTATCAGCGCTCGTTACTTTACCACCCCGAGTTCAGCCATGGCTATCGTGAAGCTAAGCAGGATGAAAGCAAATGA
- a CDS encoding cobalt-precorrin 5A hydrolase, translating into MKIAVVALTRGGCTLAGKIAEVKDCDVFVLNKRQDNSSLHPEYRTFASLKDLFPEILSQYRAVVLIMALGIVIRTIGPYLQGKDQDPAILVMDEAGRFVVSALSGHLGGANQLASQLAEKIGAEPVITTSTDVQGIVAIDELARQLGWKVEPMERLTEVNAALANGSSVSLVTDCDYLEGKTLGGYPVSKAKTRLELENSIKVLVTNKTGHQLKKPFLHLRPPNLYLGIGCRKGIHYQKIEGAVLETLEKNRLSISSIKQVGTCTVKKEEAALQYLARRLEVPIKYFTPKELGETIDQFSLTRSRAVKERIGVEGVCEPAAMREAPTPILVVAKTVFPGITVAVAAATSI; encoded by the coding sequence ATGAAAATTGCAGTAGTAGCCCTTACTCGAGGTGGCTGTACCCTTGCAGGTAAAATTGCCGAAGTAAAGGACTGTGATGTTTTCGTATTAAACAAACGACAAGATAATAGTTCCCTGCATCCTGAATATAGGACCTTTGCTTCCTTAAAAGATTTGTTTCCCGAAATCCTCTCTCAATACCGAGCAGTGGTGCTGATTATGGCCTTAGGCATTGTGATTCGTACCATTGGTCCATATTTACAGGGGAAAGATCAAGATCCTGCAATACTGGTAATGGATGAAGCAGGCAGATTTGTTGTCAGTGCTCTTTCCGGTCATCTTGGGGGCGCTAATCAGCTAGCCAGTCAGTTGGCAGAAAAGATTGGGGCGGAGCCAGTCATCACTACTTCCACCGATGTTCAGGGCATAGTGGCGATAGACGAATTAGCGCGGCAGCTGGGCTGGAAAGTAGAGCCTATGGAAAGGTTAACGGAAGTTAATGCGGCTCTGGCTAACGGCAGTAGTGTTAGTTTGGTAACTGATTGCGATTATCTTGAGGGCAAAACCTTGGGCGGTTACCCGGTGTCTAAAGCCAAAACACGTTTGGAATTGGAAAACAGCATAAAGGTGTTGGTTACCAATAAAACAGGCCATCAGTTAAAGAAACCTTTTCTTCACCTTAGGCCGCCAAACCTTTACCTGGGTATAGGGTGTAGGAAGGGGATCCACTACCAGAAAATAGAAGGGGCTGTCCTTGAAACGTTAGAAAAAAATAGGTTAAGTATCAGCTCAATCAAACAGGTAGGTACCTGCACGGTGAAAAAGGAAGAAGCGGCGCTGCAGTATTTAGCCCGGCGTTTAGAAGTACCGATTAAATATTTTACCCCTAAAGAATTGGGGGAAACAATAGACCAATTCTCCCTAACGCGATCTCGGGCGGTAAAGGAAAGAATAGGAGTTGAAGGAGTATGCGAACCGGCAGCAATGCGGGAAGCACCAACACCCATACTGGTAGTAGCAAAGACGGTTTTTCCAGGCATAACAGTGGCAGTGGCAGCGGCCACATCTATATAG
- the cobJ gene encoding precorrin-3B C(17)-methyltransferase, whose product MRTGSNAGSTNTHTGSSKDGFSRHNSGSGSGHIYIVGIGPGKKEFISDRARQCITTSQVVVGYKAYIDLITDLTADDQRVISSGMTREVERCQQVINLAAAGKTVSLVSSGDPGIYGMAGILYQMLDKADADIGVEVVPGITAANAAAASLGAPLMHDFACISLSDLLTPWSTIIKRVEMAARGDFVIALYNPKSKKRVKQIEEVRQLLLTVVSPDTPVGIVRNAKREGEEVTLSNLKEFTHHEIDMFTTVIIGNSQTYVAGKQMITPRGYRV is encoded by the coding sequence ATGCGAACCGGCAGCAATGCGGGAAGCACCAACACCCATACTGGTAGTAGCAAAGACGGTTTTTCCAGGCATAACAGTGGCAGTGGCAGCGGCCACATCTATATAGTGGGGATAGGCCCGGGGAAAAAGGAATTTATATCGGACAGGGCCAGACAGTGCATCACCACCAGCCAGGTGGTGGTAGGGTACAAAGCCTATATTGACTTAATCACTGACTTAACTGCCGATGACCAGCGTGTTATCTCATCCGGCATGACCCGCGAAGTGGAGCGCTGTCAACAAGTGATAAATCTTGCTGCCGCAGGTAAGACAGTGTCCTTGGTAAGCAGCGGAGACCCCGGAATATACGGCATGGCGGGAATCCTTTATCAGATGCTGGATAAAGCAGATGCGGATATAGGGGTAGAGGTTGTACCGGGGATTACCGCAGCCAATGCGGCGGCAGCTTCTTTAGGCGCCCCGCTAATGCATGATTTTGCTTGCATCAGCCTCAGTGATTTATTAACGCCTTGGTCCACGATTATAAAACGAGTAGAAATGGCTGCTCGCGGAGATTTTGTCATTGCTCTTTATAATCCTAAGAGTAAAAAACGGGTTAAGCAGATTGAGGAAGTGCGTCAGCTGTTATTAACCGTCGTTTCCCCGGATACTCCTGTTGGCATCGTGCGCAATGCCAAGCGTGAAGGGGAAGAGGTGACATTATCTAATCTAAAGGAATTTACTCATCATGAGATAGATATGTTCACCACAGTGATTATCGGTAATAGTCAAACTTACGTTGCCGGTAAGCAAATGATAACACCTAGGGGGTACAGGGTGTGA
- the cobK gene encoding precorrin-6A reductase, whose amino-acid sequence MILVIGGTADSRQLAAYLSGMGAKVTLSVATPLGARVFQEKTAIELVQQIFTEETLPRFISEKNITAVVDASHPFAIQVSQLAQRVCGDLGLPYLRFERPELGFPEHPLLLPVDNWQQAAATARQQAGTVFLAVGVKPLPILHEAGLMNRKPVVARVLPEENSIALCKQYDIAEIVALRGVAAKELNCALFRQYDIGVVITKDSGSTGGTPVKVEAALSMSLPIVVVRRPRVDYIRKVTSHQGVSKFLKGRGLL is encoded by the coding sequence GTGATTCTAGTCATTGGGGGCACTGCTGATAGCCGGCAACTAGCGGCTTATTTATCAGGCATGGGTGCTAAAGTAACGTTATCTGTGGCCACGCCCCTGGGTGCCAGGGTTTTTCAAGAAAAAACGGCAATTGAGCTGGTGCAGCAAATCTTTACCGAAGAAACTCTGCCGCGCTTTATCTCTGAAAAAAATATTACTGCCGTGGTGGACGCCAGTCATCCTTTTGCTATACAGGTATCTCAATTGGCTCAGCGGGTATGCGGCGACCTAGGACTGCCATATCTGCGTTTTGAAAGACCGGAGCTGGGTTTCCCCGAACACCCGCTGTTATTACCGGTAGACAATTGGCAGCAGGCGGCAGCAACAGCCCGCCAACAGGCCGGGACGGTATTTCTGGCTGTGGGCGTTAAACCGCTGCCAATACTTCATGAAGCAGGTTTAATGAATAGGAAGCCGGTGGTGGCCCGGGTGCTGCCGGAAGAAAACAGTATTGCTTTGTGCAAGCAATATGACATCGCGGAAATTGTGGCTTTACGGGGAGTAGCTGCGAAAGAGCTAAACTGTGCTCTTTTCCGGCAGTATGATATTGGGGTAGTTATTACCAAAGACAGCGGCAGTACCGGAGGAACACCGGTTAAAGTGGAGGCGGCATTATCTATGAGCTTGCCCATAGTGGTTGTGCGCAGGCCTCGAGTGGATTATATCCGCAAAGTTACCTCGCACCAGGGGGTTAGTAAATTTTTAAAGGGGAGGGGATTATTATGA
- a CDS encoding sirohydrochlorin chelatase, translated as MKAVIVLGHGSRAAEANDSLYEIVKMLKERADFSVLEPAFMGHCQPDLETSVKKLVEAGVKQIVVMPFFLYNGIHVQEDIPGDISSLQEKYAVEIRFAKNLGPDPRIVDIVLDRIQEVG; from the coding sequence ATGAAAGCGGTAATAGTGTTAGGTCATGGCAGCAGAGCGGCAGAAGCTAATGATTCGTTATATGAAATTGTGAAAATGTTAAAGGAAAGAGCTGATTTTTCAGTACTTGAGCCGGCATTCATGGGCCATTGTCAGCCAGATTTGGAGACATCCGTTAAAAAATTAGTGGAAGCAGGGGTAAAGCAAATCGTGGTGATGCCATTTTTCCTTTACAACGGCATTCACGTACAGGAAGATATCCCGGGGGATATCAGCAGCCTTCAGGAAAAGTATGCTGTGGAAATACGTTTCGCCAAAAATTTGGGTCCTGATCCGAGGATCGTGGATATAGTGTTAGATCGGATTCAGGAGGTAGGCTAA